CGAAGTGGAAAGCGGCTTCTGGGGCCAGTCCACCCGCTGGGTGATGAAGCATCCGCTCAAGATCGCGATTCCGCTGTGCATCGTTCTGCTGCTGCTGATCATCCCGGTCAAGAACCTCAGTTTCGGCGGCATCAACGAGCGGTATCTGCCGCCGGACAATCCGACTCGTCTGGCGCAGAAGGAATTCGACAAGGTCTTTCCGCTGCGCAAATCGGACCCGATCGAACTGGTTTTCGTGGTCGATGATCCGAGCCTCGCCCCCCAGGTGGGCAAGGTGGTCAAAGAGGCGAGCAAAGCTCCCGGCCTAGCGGGCGAATTCGCCTATCCCCCGAGCACGGCCCCTAAAGACAAGACCATCTACAACACCTCCGTCACGTTGATCAATTCGGAGGACGCCGAACCGACCATCGATTACCTCCGTTCGCTGGAATTACCCGACGGCGTCACCATGCTCGTCGGCGGTCAGCCGACCATCCAGAAGGACAGCATCGACGCGCTGCTGGCCCGGATGCCCCTGATGATCGCGCTCGTCTTGTTCGTGACGACGCTGCTGATGTTCCTGACCTTCGGCTCGCTGGTGCTGCCGATCAAGGCCGCGCTGATGAGCGCCCTCGGTCTCGGGTCCACGCTCGGCATCCTCACCTGGATCTTCATCGATGGCCACGGGGCCGGGCTGTTGAATTTCACCCCGCAGCCGATCATGTCGCCGGTCTTGGTGCTGATCATCGCGATCATCTACGGTCTGTCGACCGACTACGAAGTCTTCCTGATGTCGCGCATGGTGGAGGCGCGCGCCCAGGGCGCGAGCACCACCGAGGCCGTCCGGATCGGTACCGCGCAGACCGGCCGGATCATCACCGCCGCGGCGCTGATCCTGCTCGTCGTCACCGGAGCGTTCGCCTTCTCCGACCTGGTGATGATGCAGTACATCGCCTACGGCATGATCGCGGCGCTGTTCATCGACGCCACCGTGCTGCGCATGCTGCTCGTCCCGGCCACCATGAAACTCCTCGGCGACGACTGCTGGTGGGCCCCGGCCTGGATGAAGAAGGTGCAGGAGAAGGTCGGGCTCGGCGAGCCGATCCTCGACGACGAGCGGGTCGGCGGGAGCGATGTCGTCGACCTGGTCAAGACCACGCCGATCACCGATCCGGTGACCATGCAGATCCCCGCGGTCGCCGACGCCAACAAGGTGCCGCGCAGGCGCAAGCCGCGCACGGTCGCCGAGATCGAGGCCGAAGCGCCGACCAGGCGGCTGGACCGGGTCCCGCCGTCAGCCGCACCGCAGGCGACGCCCGCGCCGCCGCCGCTCGATCCGGGTAGGCAGCGACCGGAACCGCCGCGTAATCCCACGCCCCCACAGGGTGAACCGATTCGCCCGCGGCGGATCTCGCAGGTACCGAATGATCCTCGCTCGGCACCCGACCAGGCGGAGCAGCGGCCGCCGGCACCGCCCGCGAACCCGGGACCGCGACCGGCGCCGCCCACCGGCCTGTCCCAGGACCCGAACGCGCCGTATGCCGGTGTGCCGTCGGTGATCCTTCCCGAGCCGAGCCCCCGGCCCGCCGTCTCGCCGATCACCCCGCCCGCTCCGCGCCCGACCCGGGCACCGGAACCCCGCCCGCTCTCCGGCATCACGCAGGACCCGACCGTCGACCTCGCACCGCAGCCCCATTCGGCGCGGCACCTGCCGCCCGAGGCTCCGGCCGCGTCCGAAGGCCCCGCGCACCGCGCGCCCGAGCCCGAGGCGCCCGCGGAGCCGTACAACGGCCCGGACACCACCAACCGCAGCAGCATCGAGAGCTGGATGGCCGAACTGCGTTCCTCCCGCCGCCACATCGGCAGGGTCCCCGAGGAGGGCAGGCACCACGGCGGCGACGGCCGCACGGTGAGCGTCAACGAACTGCTGCGCCGCCGCGAACGCGAATGAGCCGTGGTCGTTGACAGACAGAAGAGCCGCTGCGCCCGTCGGGCACAGCGGCTTTCTTTCTGCTCAGGACGCGCTGTTGTAGTACCGCCGACCAGGTCTGCGAAAGCAAGCGCGATCGCCCCGCCACCTCCGGCGGATGAGTCCAGCTCAGCTGTCAGCGTCGGTCTTTCGCTCAGCCGCTCCCGCAACGACATTGCGGTCCCCATCCGGTCCGCTGCCGGTGCCCGCGTCGGCGAACGCGCGGGCGTAGCGGGTTCCGGCCAAGAGCAGGAGGATGCCGACGATCAGGAACGCCGCGACGCGGACCAAGCCGTCGAGAGTGGCCAGGTCGAAGAGGAACAGTTTCGCCAAGGCGGCTGCGGTGACCAGGAGACCGGAGCCCAAGGCTAGTTTGGCGACCGCGGGCGCGTCGGCGAGTTCGCGCAGTCCGAACAGGAGCGCGCCGGTCGCGGCCGCCATCCAGAGGATGGTGGCGGCGCTGTGGCCGAGGAGGAACCCGTTCGGCGTGCCGGTCGCGACGCCGAGGGAGACCGTCGTCGCGGTCACCGCGTAGAGTCCCGCGACGCTGGCGGCGATCCACGGCCACGCACTACCCCCGGCAAGGCCCGGCAGTCGCCGCGCGCACCACAGCGCCGCGGCCACCACACCGAGGGCCAGTACCGCCCCGAGCACGGTCGCCACACCGAGGCTCGCCTCCGAGCGATGCTGCGAAGCGAGGATTTCGGGGCTCGCGACGTTCAGCAACGCGAAGCCGCCGAGCACCGCGAACGCCGTGCCGAGGCCCGCCGCCGGACGCGACCTCCGCTGGCCCGCCACGCCGAGGAAGACCAACGCCACCAGGAACAGAGCCGTGGGCAGTGTTCGCGTCTCGGTCGCGCCGACGCACGCCTCGAGCAGCGCGATCGAGCCCGCGAGGGCGGCAACGAGAGCGGTATGCCCCGGAACCCGCAGCAGCGCGTTCAGTTTCGGCACCAATGTCACCGCAGCGACGAGTAAGAGCACCGTCGCGATGATCGACGCCACCGTCACCGTGACGACTCGTTGCTCGTACATCCCCGGAGCGACCAGGATCGGCACGAGCGCCGCCGCCATCGTCAGCGAGGCGGTGAGATCGGCGGGTCGGTGCCGGACGACGACGATCGTCCCGGCGACTCCGGCCAGCGCGACCGCCGCGGCGGCCACGAGCACCCAAGCGCGCTCCGCGTCCGCGGGCGTACCGAGGACGGCCCCCGCGACGAACGCGAGCGTCGCCAGTACGGCCGGCAATGTCCGTGCCACGTGCAGATACGGCCAGTTCCGGGCCAATTGCACCGGCACGCAGGCGCACTGCAACACGATCAAGAACGCGAGGAGCACCGGCCGCGTGGTGAGCACTGGAGACAGCGCCGCCGCGGCGAGCACGACCAGCACCGCCAAGGGCTGTGCGCGCCATCGCATCGCCAGCCCGATGCCAGCGGCAGCGACACCGAAGGCGACGGCGAGCCCGAACACCGGGTGCAGCCAGTGGTAGACGGCCGTCACCGCGATGACGTCGAGGTAAGCGCCCGCGATACCGGTGACGGCCAGCGCGATACCGCCGACCCGTCCGCCGGTCCGCTGGAAGACCCGCACGCCCGCGCCCACCAACGCGGCCGAGAACACCGCACCGGCAAGGACTCTCGGCACCGGCCCGAAGAACCCCGCCTGCGCGGCCAAGACCAGCAGCATCGCGACGCCGATCAACGTCACCGCGACACCGGCCAGCGCCAAGATCCGGCTGATCACGCCGTCGCGCTGCCACCACGGCGTGTGCGGCACCGGTGGCCTCGCGCGCGGTGGGACGGGAGGACGAGGCGGCATCGGCCCCTGCGCGTTCGGCGGCCAGGGAGCGCCACCCCATGCGCCACTGGGCGGCGGAGCGAAGCGCGGAACGTACGCGGGCTGCGGAGGGGGAACCGGCATACCGGTCGTCGGCGAATGGCCCGGCCAAGGCGGCATCACCGGTGGGACGGCACCGGACGGGGCGCGCTCCGATCCCGCGTGTACCTCGCCGATGTTCCCGTGTACCCCGCCGGTGTCTCCGTGTACCCCGCCGGTGGTCCCGTGGGCCGCACCGGACTCACTCGCATCGGAACGGCCGCCCACGGACGCATCGGCCCCACCCGGCGGCACCGCGACAGGACTACCGGGCGCATCGGATGCCGCTGCACCGGGAACTTCGAGTGCCTGGCCGCCGGTTCCGCCTGGCTCCGAGGGCCGCGATACCGAACCGCTCGCTCCTCCGGGCATGCGCGCACTCGATGTCCTGGATGCGCCGGAATCCCCCTGGTCGCCGCTGGTCTCCGCGGTGACCTGCTCACGCAGCAGATCCAGGTCCCGTCCGAGCATGCCCAGCTGCGTTCCCAGGGTGGTGAACTCGCCGGAGAGCCGCGCGAGCAGCGCCGGATCGATGGAGGTAGTCATGCGTTCATGCTGGTTTCCGCGCCGCGCGCGGGCATGAGTAGTTACCCCTGGTAGACGGACGGGTTCTACCCGGCTGTCCGGCCGTCCCGCCCGACCGGCCCGCACCCGGGGCAGTCGGATGCGGACCGGTCGCGCCAGGTGGTCAGTGCGCGCGCAATCCGATCACCTCGTGCACGGCGTCGATCACCGCGCCGCGCGGCGGCATGCGCAGGACACCCGGCGCCGGTTCGCCCGCCCAATGCCAGCCGAGCGACGAATCGGAGCTGGGAAGCAGCACGATGCGACCGCCGGGGACCACGGTGACCCCGTGACCGGCGAGGCAGCGCCGGACCGGGACCTCCACCGGCCGAGCCGGGCTCGGGGGCGTGACGAGAAAGGTCCAGGCGCGTTCGCCCGGGTCGGCGATCACGGGGGCGGTGTGCTGGCGGTTCAACGGAGCCAGAACTTTCCGGCCCAGTTCCGGCGGCATGACGATCGCCCCGATGATGGAGCCGGTGGTGATGATCGGGCGTCCGGCGAGAAGCTGGACCGGAAGCCCGTAGGTATGCCGCAGCAGATGTGCGACTTCATGGGGTGTGTGACAGCCCTCGAACATCGCTCTACTCCGCATCATGAGAGCCGAATTCGGTCATAACGGCGGACTTTCGGCATAGCAACTCGCGCCGGTCGCGCATCCTTGTTCCGGTGTTCGCGGGCCGTGCGCTGACGCGGCGTTCCGATCGAATCGCGCTGTGGCGCGCCGGTCGCGTGGTCCGTGCACCAGGCCGCCACGCGCGATCGGCGCGCCCGGCCTGCACGGTGGTATTCGGCATGGTTTTCATCGCCGCCGCCCTTTGCAGTCAAAGTTGCAGAAAGGCAACGGTATTCCAACCAGCAGCGAACGAGTCGTACGCAATGTCCCACTCCGGTAGTCGCGGATAACATAGCGTCGTACTCTGAAACCCAGATTTAACAAAAGGACTTGGGTATGGACGACTCGTCGATCGGAGTTCGGATCCGTCAGTTCCGCGGGAAGGCGCTCACGCAGCGCCAACTCGCCGATCAGGCGGGTGTCAGTGTGGATCTGGTGCGCAAACTCGAGCAGGGCGGCCGGCAGACCGCATCCATCGCCAGCTTGCAGAAGATCGCGCGCGCCTTGGACGTGGACATCGCCGACTTGATCGGCAAGCGCCAAGGCGTGCCGTCCGCCAACCCGGACGCGGGCATCGTGGCGATCCGCCGCGCCCTGACGCCGGTCGACGACCTCTTGGGCGAAACCAAGGAGGAGGAGGCGGTCACTCTCGACGACGGCCGCCGCGCGGTCGAATACGCCTGGGGCGCCTACTGGTCCGGCCGCTACGAACTGCTGACCTCGATCCTGCCGCCCGGATTGACCCAGCTCCGCGCCACCGTGCACGCCGCGCGCAACGGTTCGGTCGCGCCCGCCAACGAGTTGCTGGCCCGGATGTACTGGGTGACCGGGTGCACGCTGGTGCATCTCGGCCAGACCGATCCGGCGTTCCTGGCGATCCGGCAGGCGCTCGCGGCCGCCGAGCTGGGCAGCGATCCCCTGCTGCTGGCCACCATCCGCGGATCGGTGGCCTGGCAGTTGCTGGTGCAGGGCCGCTACGACGAGTCACGCGGCGTCGCGCTGAACGCGGCCGCGGCTCTGGAGCCCTCCGGCGAGGTCACACCGATGCACCTGTCCGCCTACGGCTCACTGGTGTTGCAGGGCGCGACCGCGGCGGGCCGGGCGCAGGACGTGCACGACGCGTTGTCCCTGGTGGAGGCCGCGAGCGAGATCGCCCTTCGGATCGGCGCGGATCGGCAGGACTACGAGACGTATTTCGGCCCGTCTCAGGTCGTCATGCAGACGGTCGACGTCAACGTCTCCTCGGAGCGCTACCCGGAGGCGCTGGCCGCCGCCAAGGACATGCCGGCCAACGGCAGTCTCCCGCAGGCGTCCCGGGCCCGGCACCTCGCCGACACGGCGGTCGCGCTGACCCGCACCGGCCGGCATCAGCGTGCGCTGGACGCCTTGCTCACCGCGGAACGGGTGGGCGGCGCGGACTGGCTGAAATACCAGACCCTGCCCCGGCATATCGTGTCCGAACTGCTCGACCACGATCGGAAGGTGCCGTTGCGCGCGTTCGCCCGCCGGATCGGGGTCAACACCTAGGCCGAGGACCGCTCGTCGGCTCGTTCGATCACCTCGTCCAGTACCTCGCGCGAGCGCACGAGATCGTTGATGGTCCGGGTGATCCGCTCCCGTTCGGTCTGCAGTTCGGCGACCAGCGCCGGGGTGGCGTACTCGTTGGGACCGCCGTCCGCGTCGCGCATGCAGGGCAGGATGCGTGCGATCTTCTTGCTGGTGAGTCCCGCCGCGAGCAACTCCTGGATGTGGATGACCCGGTCCACCGCCCGCTCCGGATAGTCTCGATGACCTCCGGGCGTGCGATCGGAGGCCAGCATGCCCTGCTGCTCGTAGTACCGCAGCGACCGTTCACTCACGCCGGTGCGCTCGGCAAGTTCCCCGATTCGCATGCGTCACCTGGCCTTTCCCGTTCCGGCTTGAATCTCACATCAGTGTCAAGTTTTACCGTATCAACATGACGAACGCAGCGGATTCCGCCCTCTTTCAGCCCGTGCCCCTCGGCTCCCTGGTGCTGCCGCACCGTCTCGCGATGGCGCCGATGACCCGCAACCGCGCCGCGGCCGACGGGACGCCGTCCCCGCTCATGGCGACCTACTACGCCCAGCGCGCGAGCTCGGGCTTGATCATCGCCGAGGCGACCACGCCGAACCGGGTGGGCCAGACCTACGCGAACATCCCCGGCATCTACACCGACGCGCACATCGCGGGGTGGCGTGCGGTGACCGACGCCGTCTCGGCGGCGGGCGGGCGTATGTTCCTGCAACTACAGCACGGCGGCCGGGTCGGCCATCCGGACAACAGCGGCCTGACCCCGATGGCGCCCTCATCGATTCCGCTACCGGAACCCATCCACACCCCCAGCGGCGCGCAGGATGCCGTTGTGCCGCTGGAGATGTCCACCGCTGATATCCAAGCCACCGTCGCCGATTTCGTCTCCGCAGCCCGAAACGCCATCGCGGCCGGATTCGCCGGGGTGGAGGTGCACAGCGCGAACGGTTATCTGCTGCATCAATTCCTCGCGCAGAACACCAACCGGCGCACCGATTCCTACGGCGGAAGCGTGACCAACCGCATCCGCTTCACGGTGGAAGTGGTCGAGGCGGTCGCCGACGCGATCGGCGCCGAGCGCGTCGGTGTGCGGATCTCCCCCGCAGTCACCGTCAACGGCGTCGACGAGGGCGACACCGAGGAGATCTATCCCGCACTCGTCTCGGCGCTGGCGGACCGGGGCCTCGCCTACCTGCACTACGTCTTCGCCGACCCGGATCAGCCCCTGTTCCGGCGGATTCGGGCGCTGTGGCCGGGCGTCCTGATCGCCAACCCGAAGCTGGGCTGGGGTGTCCCGC
Above is a genomic segment from Nocardia sputorum containing:
- a CDS encoding helix-turn-helix domain-containing protein, coding for MDDSSIGVRIRQFRGKALTQRQLADQAGVSVDLVRKLEQGGRQTASIASLQKIARALDVDIADLIGKRQGVPSANPDAGIVAIRRALTPVDDLLGETKEEEAVTLDDGRRAVEYAWGAYWSGRYELLTSILPPGLTQLRATVHAARNGSVAPANELLARMYWVTGCTLVHLGQTDPAFLAIRQALAAAELGSDPLLLATIRGSVAWQLLVQGRYDESRGVALNAAAALEPSGEVTPMHLSAYGSLVLQGATAAGRAQDVHDALSLVEAASEIALRIGADRQDYETYFGPSQVVMQTVDVNVSSERYPEALAAAKDMPANGSLPQASRARHLADTAVALTRTGRHQRALDALLTAERVGGADWLKYQTLPRHIVSELLDHDRKVPLRAFARRIGVNT
- a CDS encoding alkene reductase; the protein is MTNAADSALFQPVPLGSLVLPHRLAMAPMTRNRAAADGTPSPLMATYYAQRASSGLIIAEATTPNRVGQTYANIPGIYTDAHIAGWRAVTDAVSAAGGRMFLQLQHGGRVGHPDNSGLTPMAPSSIPLPEPIHTPSGAQDAVVPLEMSTADIQATVADFVSAARNAIAAGFAGVEVHSANGYLLHQFLAQNTNRRTDSYGGSVTNRIRFTVEVVEAVADAIGAERVGVRISPAVTVNGVDEGDTEEIYPALVSALADRGLAYLHYVFADPDQPLFRRIRALWPGVLIANPKLGWGVPLPEDGGGRAAQRLLAGGADVIALGRSFLANPDLVERLRTGAPLNPVREAHLMYVGGAEGYTDYPTLAAVPTAV
- a CDS encoding DUF2339 domain-containing protein, translating into MTTSIDPALLARLSGEFTTLGTQLGMLGRDLDLLREQVTAETSGDQGDSGASRTSSARMPGGASGSVSRPSEPGGTGGQALEVPGAAASDAPGSPVAVPPGGADASVGGRSDASESGAAHGTTGGVHGDTGGVHGNIGEVHAGSERAPSGAVPPVMPPWPGHSPTTGMPVPPPQPAYVPRFAPPPSGAWGGAPWPPNAQGPMPPRPPVPPRARPPVPHTPWWQRDGVISRILALAGVAVTLIGVAMLLVLAAQAGFFGPVPRVLAGAVFSAALVGAGVRVFQRTGGRVGGIALAVTGIAGAYLDVIAVTAVYHWLHPVFGLAVAFGVAAAGIGLAMRWRAQPLAVLVVLAAAALSPVLTTRPVLLAFLIVLQCACVPVQLARNWPYLHVARTLPAVLATLAFVAGAVLGTPADAERAWVLVAAAAVALAGVAGTIVVVRHRPADLTASLTMAAALVPILVAPGMYEQRVVTVTVASIIATVLLLVAAVTLVPKLNALLRVPGHTALVAALAGSIALLEACVGATETRTLPTALFLVALVFLGVAGQRRSRPAAGLGTAFAVLGGFALLNVASPEILASQHRSEASLGVATVLGAVLALGVVAAALWCARRLPGLAGGSAWPWIAASVAGLYAVTATTVSLGVATGTPNGFLLGHSAATILWMAAATGALLFGLRELADAPAVAKLALGSGLLVTAAALAKLFLFDLATLDGLVRVAAFLIVGILLLLAGTRYARAFADAGTGSGPDGDRNVVAGAAERKTDADS
- a CDS encoding MMPL family transporter — encoded protein: MFTRWGDLVYRLRFAVIGVVVAGLLALGGYGLGLEDHLSSSGWDDPTSESARAARIKDGAFERDHNSDVIVLYTAPEGKTIDDPEFSGKIVENLASLPREHPDEITKVNGVYWRNDANIPVQASVFGSKDKKYAFASIAIKGDNDTDMVRNYRKVKNVFFIPGVDVQVTGLQAVAGTLNDTMADDQKRMEILAIPAVALLLFFIFGGIVAAGLPLIVGGLTVVGAWGIVRFITEFTEVNSFVSPVVSMIGLGLAIDYGLFIVSRFREELAEGYDTRAAVRRSVMTAGRTVVFSATMIVASLGGMLLFPQGFLKSVAYGAIATVSLAALTSITVLPAMLAVLGKRVDMLGLKRFRKTKTADEVESGFWGQSTRWVMKHPLKIAIPLCIVLLLLIIPVKNLSFGGINERYLPPDNPTRLAQKEFDKVFPLRKSDPIELVFVVDDPSLAPQVGKVVKEASKAPGLAGEFAYPPSTAPKDKTIYNTSVTLINSEDAEPTIDYLRSLELPDGVTMLVGGQPTIQKDSIDALLARMPLMIALVLFVTTLLMFLTFGSLVLPIKAALMSALGLGSTLGILTWIFIDGHGAGLLNFTPQPIMSPVLVLIIAIIYGLSTDYEVFLMSRMVEARAQGASTTEAVRIGTAQTGRIITAAALILLVVTGAFAFSDLVMMQYIAYGMIAALFIDATVLRMLLVPATMKLLGDDCWWAPAWMKKVQEKVGLGEPILDDERVGGSDVVDLVKTTPITDPVTMQIPAVADANKVPRRRKPRTVAEIEAEAPTRRLDRVPPSAAPQATPAPPPLDPGRQRPEPPRNPTPPQGEPIRPRRISQVPNDPRSAPDQAEQRPPAPPANPGPRPAPPTGLSQDPNAPYAGVPSVILPEPSPRPAVSPITPPAPRPTRAPEPRPLSGITQDPTVDLAPQPHSARHLPPEAPAASEGPAHRAPEPEAPAEPYNGPDTTNRSSIESWMAELRSSRRHIGRVPEEGRHHGGDGRTVSVNELLRRRERE
- a CDS encoding MerR family transcriptional regulator, which translates into the protein MRIGELAERTGVSERSLRYYEQQGMLASDRTPGGHRDYPERAVDRVIHIQELLAAGLTSKKIARILPCMRDADGGPNEYATPALVAELQTERERITRTINDLVRSREVLDEVIERADERSSA